From Nicotiana tabacum cultivar K326 chromosome 22, ASM71507v2, whole genome shotgun sequence, one genomic window encodes:
- the LOC107769353 gene encoding S-adenosyl-L-methionine-dependent uroporphyrinogen III methyltransferase, chloroplastic: MALVSRIPSISSSSGATQLRKIKSFVLKPVSCIIYASQSSSPFTEKHSIERYQRDNWIYKNELEEKSGSCPILPDPSYVRDYDIALQLPELKKMLQVLKEKRGSEGGGSDKRGPGNVYLVGTGPGDPELLTLKALRVIQNADLLLYDRLVSNEVLDLVGPDARLLYVGKTAGYHSRTQEEIHELLLSFAEAGANVVRLKGGDPLVFGRGGEEMDFLQQQRIQVKVIPGITAASGISAELGIPLTHRGVANSVRFLTGHSRKGGTDPLFVAENAADPDCTLVVYMGLSTLPSLASKLIHHGLPTDTPAVAIERGTTPQQRMVFAELKNLAGDIASNQLVSPTLIIIGKVVALSPLWPHSAEENPILVETRSSTNTVQ, from the exons ATGGCTCTTGTGAGTAGAAttccttcaatttcttcatcttcTGGAGCAACCCAATTGAGAAAAATCAAATCTTTTGTTCTTAAACCTGTTTCTTGTATCATCTATGCATCACAATCATCTTCCCCCTTTACTGAGAAGCATTCAATTGAGAGATACCAAAGGGACAATTGGATTTACAAGAATGAATTGGAGGAGAAATCTGGTTCTTGTCCAATTCTACCTGATCCCAGCTATGTTAGGGACTATGACATAGCTTTACAGCTACCTGAGCTGAAGAAAATGCTTCAGGTGTTGAAGGAGAAGAGGGGAAGTGAAGGAGGAGGGAGTGATAAAAGAGGGCCTGGGAATGTGTACTTGGTTGGTACTGGACCAGGGGATCCTGAGTTGTTGACACTTAAGGCTTTGAGAGTTATTCAGAATGCTGATCTTTTGTTGTATGATAGATTGGTTTCTAATGAAGTGTTGGATTTGGTTGGTCCAGATGCTAGACTTCTCTATGTTGGTAAAACTGCTGGTTACCATAGTAGGACTCAG GAAGAAATTCATGAGTTGCTTCTGAGTTTTGCTGAAGCTGGAGCAAATGTTGTGAGACTAAAAGGCGGTGATCCGTTG GTATTTGGACGGGGTGGAGAAGAGATGGATTTTCTTCAACAACAGAGAATTCAAGTTAAAGTGATTCCAG GCATTACTGCAGCTTCTGGTATATCAGCAGAGTTGGGAATTCCATTAACCCATCGTGGTGTTGCAAATAGTGTTAGATTTCTCACTGGTCACTCAAGAAAAGGCGGAACAGATCCGCTTTTCGTTGCGGAGAATGCAGCTGACCCTGACTGTACTTTAGTTGTTTATATGGGCTTGTCAACTCTTCCTTCCCTGGCCTCAAAGCTGATACATCATGGGTTGCCAACTGACACACCAGCTGTTGCCATTGAGCGAGGGACAACACCCCAACAACGCATG GTGTTTGCAGAATTGAAGAATCTTGCTGGCGATATTGCATCAAACCAGCTAGTGTCACCAACCTTGATTATCATTGGGAAGGTTGTGGCGCTTTCACCATTATGGCCACATTCTGCTGAAGAGAATCCCATCTTGGTTGAGACTAGATCTTCAACCAACACAGTGCAATAG
- the LOC107769352 gene encoding O-fucosyltransferase 20 has product MAVSKSNKKKQQCYIAVPSQIINSLSSSGLQSLLLSPKKKNPSFSVKLKLLLNNPKFWVLFLFAFGFVGMLKMWFNFETLVPFTPNPCEIFQEKSSFSNDEQVSQLSIGALNVGKKEDEGDENSEFWQQPDGLGYRPCLDFSAEYRKTSVDIVKGRKKYLMVVVSGGMNQQRNQIVDAVVIARILGAALVVPILQVNVIWGDESEFSDIFDLDHFKEVLANDVRIVSSLPSTHVMSRPVEESRTPLHASPEWIRSHYTRKFRRDGVLLLRGLDSRLSKDLPSDLQKLRCKVAFHALRFSPSILELGNKLTERMRSKGPYVALHLRMEKDVWVRTGCLPGLSHEYDEMINNERKQRPKLLTSRSNMTYHTRKLAGLCPLNALEVTRLLKALGAPKSARIYWAGGFPLGGKEALQPLTSEFTHFYNKEDLALPGELEPFAKKASLMAALDYIVSANSNVFMPSHGGNMGHAIQGHRAYAGHKKTITPNKRQMLRHFLNSSLSETEFNRIILELHRDSLGQPELRKAGRDVTKYPVPECMCNGTRSHLSM; this is encoded by the exons ATGGCAGTGTCAAAGAGTAACAAGAAGAAGCAGCAATGTTACATAGCAGTACCATCTCAAATAATAAATTCACTTTCTTCTTCAGGACTTCAGTCTCTGTTACTTTCTCCCAAGAAAAAGAATCCATCTTTTTCTGTAAAGCTCAAGCTTTTGCTCAATAATCCAAAATTCTGggttttatttctttttgcttttggttttgttggtatgttAAAGATGTGGTTTAATTTTGAAACTTTAGTTCCTTTTACACCAAACCCATGTGAGATTTTTCAAGAAAAGAGCTCATTCTCAAATGACGAACAAGTTTCTCAGCTCAGTATTGGAGCTTTAAATGTGGGGAAAAAAGAAGATGAAGGGGATGAAAACAGTGAGTTTTGGCAACAACCTGATGGGTTGGGTTATAGGCCTTGCTTGGATTTCAGTGCAGAGTATAGGAAAACAAGTGTAGATATTGTAAAAGGTAGGAAAAAATATTTAATGGTTGTGGTTTCTGGTGGAATGAATCAGCAAAGAAATCAGATTGTGGATGCTGTGGTAATTGCTAGGATTCTTGGTGCTGCTCTTGTTGTTCCTATTTTACAAGTTAATGTCATTTGGGGTGATGAAAG TGAGTTCTCTGATATATTTGATTTGGATCATTTTAAGGAAGTATTAGCAAATGATGTAAGAATAGTTTCATCACTTCCATCTACACATGTGATGAGTAGACCAGTAGAGGAATCAAGGACTCCTCTCCATGCCTCCCCTGAATGGATTCGTTCACATTATACCAGAAAG TTTAGGAGGGATGGTGTTCTACTTCTGCGAGGCCTTGACTCGAGGCTTTCTAAGGATCTTCCTTCTGATCTTCAAAAACTTCGCTGCAAG GTGGCATTTCATGCTTTGAGGTTTTCTCCATCAATCTTAGAACTTGGTAACAAGCTTACTGAGAGAATGAGGAGTAAGGGACCATATGTTGCTCTTCATTTGAGAATGGAGAAGGATGTGTGGGTGAGAACAGGTTGTCTTCCCGGTTTAAGCCATGAGTATGATGAGATGATCAACAATGAGCGAAAGCAAAGGCCCAAGCTCTTAACTTCACGTTCAAACATGACTTACCATACCAGAAAACTTGCTGGTCTCTGTCCCTTGAATGCCTTAGAGGTCACAAG GTTGCTAAAAGCTCTAGGAGCACCAAAGAGTGCAAGAATCTATTGGGCAGGAGGATTTCCTTTGGGTGGGAAAGAAGCATTGCAACCATTGACTAGTGAATTCACTCACTTCTATAACAAAGAGGATCTTGCATTGCCCGGGGAACTTGAGCCATTTGCAAAGAAAGCCTCCCTTATGGCTGCTCTTGACTACATAGTATCCGCGAACAGCAATGTTTTCATGCCTTCTCATGGTGGAAACATGGGCCACGCTATTCAG GGACACAGGGCTTATGCAGGACACAAAAAGACTATTACTCCCAACAAAAGACAGATGCTTCGACATTTTCTGAATTCATCTCTCTCTGAAACAGAATTCAACAGAATTATACTGGAGTTGCATAGAGATTCTTTAGGTCAGCCAGAATTGAGGAAAGCAGGAAGGGATGTGACAAAATACCCTGTCCCAGAGTGCATGTGCAATGGTACTAGGAGCCATTTGTCGATGTAA